From Perognathus longimembris pacificus isolate PPM17 chromosome 4, ASM2315922v1, whole genome shotgun sequence, one genomic window encodes:
- the Zdbf2 gene encoding DBF4-type zinc finger-containing protein 2 isoform X3, giving the protein MQKSQGYCSYCRVQYSNLEQHLFSAQHRSSTRQSRSRICSSGLMERFLQDVLRHHPYNYQDTRSAQNETPPNPGSPDVVVVDEFRPEERDEETESEEMYSDESEPAEDLQCRPSQSQECASGFSSRPSVIQKLEMGQQQSLAFGHKIESGMRKINPVEIAQPTDNGKKLIRPPVICNVSASYLPKSPYERPLSAKTTRLALAVSSESFGQSDDANRFDQYFGELGGAASSPMSSDTQEKPKETNKQTMFIDVDKLLSQRGVRAREETLIPVYEFRELSDSESSTEAESSEFAASSVVGLNNPDMSSDEEISEEVIPKHWEASLSRRNYTQEERQLVFNRPEALEEEYSASSEDELDHGSLQSTSGQSRDAEKGLEVCEEVGQEDKHSESRGSQMSFDCGSSCRSLSALSDLTIKEENLSEEIPDNLQDKNNKSSPSETGSDDGSTDSVQVVTSQSQVTAEKISPQNKKRISLVDESYDSSGSEMNFDCGNKSLQAISECSQNSVQKVKPLNKARIQLVDLSYGSTSSDESTDLSCEEPPVVATEIKRKKKARISLVDESYGSSNSESSDSDTSQDQLPVTVKGKNLKARPVYLKNKKRKPISAKAHLETVDDEPQRDVEEINLLKKKNAGLVDMNCESHGPEMGFHADAQLVADRSQVAVKEVNPQKVDIGLEIKSVQYRIANLSIESHDFIYQSANDQPEGALGEVNLKELNVDMEVKSYGCSSSELTFDSDSPLLSVTERSQLDFERLKEDGINLEDESCESSSSDLTFDSDIPNCSVIDQLDEEEPVDLENKSNESCVSEITFDSDIPLHSGNDLPEVAVGVIIQKEEYVHLARKNDTPIDCEINLDSHAPLRSVTNPPELYVKKLNSHKEEQVHVNKKNEPAESALNSNYDFLNLMPGCSEDPITDVNFQKNKHIYLGTENNEFVSETSLGSDTLYPSVICKPQVLVENTWLQKEKHAELPHTSAEFYHSEINLDSDVPQYPLTESQGAGKKAKKKTKHTVEKNDTLGASELTLNSNVLPQLVTVKPQLAVLKEDHVDPEDESAKLRDSKYHKMAQEVKLWKENISLENKTEEPRGSKIMHDSDVSFQSIVSQPDITVKQINLEHKDQMYLENENRQYSLAADFPIQSVIEEPEFIELQSEDSQSFGSEASFESDDSLQSLAVQLSDDSRDSDFSMDEDMDLEGKRDETEGFRIIYDSNVLRSVASQTDVVQETNCRKERVDLEDKVVQPNDANINFDPNEILQSVTDKIEETIKEANLLRETHIRLGGQSFDPGTSGAINLSRIPFWSVIRPPQSLREEHSSLEGGSHDPEIPSDSSNPCHSVTSQAEVVLDNSHCEEQVELEDKTVQPSGSKINSDSDELCHSVTNKIQEPTKEVNLLKKGPAAHLDDKGYEPHGSGAIYASKILYCSVIQPLQILQKEHSSLEVKSSDPCDPEACTDSSDPCHSMAGQAEILQDTSHWKEHGDLEDETVQLSDGSEANLDSDEPLQSVTNTIQAPIQERNLKERSLCLDEKGYEQPGSGITYVSNIPFCSVIRPPQTLQEDQSSLEVGSRDPYGPEESLDSSDPCHSVAGQTEVVQDNSHWRGLVDLKDKMIEPGGSKLNTDPDNLLQPVTNEIEEPVEERNHLNERLDNNSSEPGSSGIIHFSNTPSCFVIQPPQILQEENSSLEVQSSDPGGPEISFDSSAPFHSVIGQTEVVPEASHWKDKVIEPGHSKINSDSDKPLQSVTNKVQELFKEVDHLKEGYASLDDQVCEPGGSGIIRVSHNPFCSVIQPPQILQEQHSSLEVGSSDPCDPEESFDSSDPCYSVAEQIEVTETSQEAKTVQSCDSEINSDSDELLQSVTTESQVPIEDVNLPSKEPIHLDDKDCEPCASGAIYASDTSLHAIIPPPQILPEDHSSLEVGSSDSYGPEISSDSSDPCHSVAEETEVFQETSHWEEHVDLEDKTVQPSDSKMNTDSDELLSVTNEIQEPTNEANLLSDTTDYEPDDSVVFHVSNNPLHSVIEPPEILQVEHSSLEDKTSDPCCPIISFDSSDPCHSGVGQLHNTVEEINLKEDHVYLEDKSYRLVDVEASCDSDIPVQIVVDQSVEDESVKEITLETKDNNDIENEDYQPGCSEIRYDSDLHQQSEIDPPQVVCQETGLPKKELLGMEEKSSESSDSEMIYDADVSFEIVVNQGQTSDSETESPQVVIVNVAANDSDCDREVISDSNIPLEVVNEPPQVTVQDTSSTDSPPVVGSLKCDFCGFEVKYDPSTFLQSVTNPSKKSFRIINRNNDYIILGDSTCQSCGYELNFNVAPSKPVTFQPQGPGQSGGDSGDKSRESNDSKRDFNLEGTSQAVNNQLQKTDTEDNRWGDVINTGMDNSNPAADEAVSSAPVIEPISPQANPSTSEHSDLERMSGSEKDSQGDLSLQSNPGKHQVPIKKRRRKRATSDPREDSQSSYVPKVKNRKKAALDRRENTHDAQSSSASVDHQSSYIPQVDSGKSRKKGAQSLRENSCGSQSSSAPIARQPGYVPRFHSGKRRKKVSFDLRENTHYFYPGSALPNCPPNYVLQNTGDSRKNRKKVTFDLRENTRYFHPGSAPIACQSSCVPRVDSGKKKKKKAHGPRENTNDSPSCSASRAHSVRGPGRNVVEENPNEPVLEALPHVPPSFVGKTWTQIMKEDDVKINTLVKEFKEGRFRCYFDDNSDNNEVFFNEEENNTWPEFNQDTESVQAQSDPEVTEGSIVENSGIAETLAQPQPHCSRAEEPPKPSENVASQSQVEKVSNGTEINYKNYPLKKRKINRPVEEPPKKINVQSDSAEEKKPKSRAFVFPTLEFKVVEPNSLICVSSVSTKRMEEESFSSPNTKQYSYEQNNPSNPLLKKTATNSPQNPAVPHSGRPKKANTGLTRRNWSTRPRKNARKLAPAAPARYELRSRYRATKSATAVGNSEDASASGVLNDNCQPAPLSPDVAKMASKPVRNEFFDVKSKKKTPKGKITTDEKSHYFKNASEAVILRQKFRLASAKLSVRVQMKANYVIRKYLLRYSVFLRRRFQRRGTVLGTYLKKKMSLANRVKEVKRAAEMFLSSSLLPIAVGKRLRAISSLSPKKSMRHPSSVRGRRKYRRRYHRKKSAPIREYDLRSSSSVPNVVRRMVTRLTSKLRSNEVK; this is encoded by the exons CATTTGTTCAGTGCTCAGCACCGAAGTTCCACCAGACAGAGTAGAAGTCGTATATGTTCCAGTGGTTTGATGGAACGTTTCTTGCAGGATGTACTGCGACACCACCCGTACAATTACCAAGACACCAG aTCAGCGCAAAATGAGACCCCACCAAATCCGGGGTCGCCTGATGTGGTGGTTGTGGACGAGTTTCGTCCTGAAGAAAGGGATGAGGAGACTGAGAGTGAAGAGATGTACTCCGACGAGTCTGAGCCTGCTGAAGACCTACAGTGTCGACCTAGTCAGTCACAGGAATGTGCTAGCGGGTTTTCGTCTCGGCCGTCAGTTATTCAAAAACTGGAGATGGGACAGCAGCAGTCCTTGGCGTTTGGTCATAAAATCGAGAGTGGTATGAGAAAAATTAATCCAGTAGAAATTGCTCAACCTACAGATAATGGAAAAAAGTTAATACGCCCCCCGGTGATTTGTAATGTGTCTGCTAGTTATTTACCTAAAAGTCCTTATGAAAGACCACTGTCAGCTAAGACTACTAGGTTAGCACTAGCTGTCTCTTCAGAGTCTTTTGGCCAAAGTGATGATGCAAATAGATTTGACCAATACTTTGGAGAGCTAGGTGGGGCAGCTAGCAGCCCTATGTCTTCAGATACACAGGAGAAacctaaagaaacaaataagcaaaccatGTTTATAGATGTAGATAAATTGCTTTCTCAGAGAGGTGTAAGAGCTAGGGAGGAAACTTTGATACCTGTCTATGAATTCCGTGAACTTAGCGATAGTGAGAGTTCTACAGAAGCTGAATCTTCTGAATTCGCAGCAAGCTCAGTGGTAGGGCTGAATAACCCTGACATGTCTTCGGATGAAGAAATCTCTGAAGAGGTCATTCCAAAGCACTGGGAGGCATCTCTTTCCAGGAGGAATTATACCCAAGAAGAAAGGCAGTTAGTTTTTAATAGGCCAGAAGCTTTGGAAGAGGAATATTCGGCAAGTTCTGAAGACGAATTGGATCATGGCTCTCTTCAGTCAACCTCTGGCCAATCCCGAGATGCTGAAAAAGGCTTAGAGGTTTGTGAAGAAGTTGGCCAAGAAGATAAGCACTCTGAATCTAGAGGTTCTCAAATGAGTTTTGATTGTGGTTCCTCTTGTCGTTCATTGAGTGCTCTATCTGACCTGACTATTAAAGAAGAAAACCTTTCAGAGGAAATACCTGATAATTTACAGGATAAGAATAATAAATCCAGCCCTTCTGAAACAGGTTCAGATGATGGTAGTACCGATTCTGTTCAGGTAGTTACCAGCCAGTCTCAAGTGACTGCTGAAAAAATAAGTCCTCAGAATAAAAAGCGTATTAGCTTAGTTGATGAAAGCTATGATTCCAGTGGCTCCGAAATGAATTTTGATTGTGGTAACAAGTCACTTCAGGCAATTAGTGAGTGCTCCCAGAATTCTGTGCAAAAAGTAAAGCCCCTGAACAAAGCACGCATTCAGTTGGTTGATCTGAGCTATGGATCTACCAGCTCTGATGAAAGCACTGATCTCTCATGTGAAGAACCCCCAGTAGTTGCCACAGAAATAAAACGTAAGAAGAAGGCTCGAATTAGTTTGGTTGATGAGAGCTATGGATCCAGTAATTCTGAGAGTTCTGATAGTGATACTTCTCAGGACCAGCTACCAGTGACTGTCAAGGGAAAAAACCTGAAAGCCAGACCTGTCTACCTAAAAAATAAGAAACGCAAACCCATTAGTGCTAAAGCACATCTTGAGACAGTGGATGATGAGCCCCAGAGAGATGTTGAAGAGATAAATCTTCTGAAAAAGAAGAATGCTGGCCTTGTGGATATGAACTGTGAGTCTCATGGTCCTGAAATGGGTTTTCATGCTGATGCTCAATTAGTGGCTGATCGATCTCAAGTAGCAGTTAAAGAAGTAAACCCACAGAAAGTAGATATTGGCCTAGAGATTAAGAGTGTTCAATATAGAATTGCTAATCTAAGTATTGAGTCTCATGATTTTATCTATCAGTCAGCTAATGATCAACCTGAAGGGGCTTTGGGTGAAGTAAATCTTAAAGAGTTAAATGTCGACATGGAAGTTAAGAGCTATGGGTGCTCCAGTTCTGAGTTGACATTTGATTCCGATTCCCCTCTTCTGTCAGTTACTGAGCGGTCTCAGCTGGATTTTGAAAGACTAAAAGAAGATGGCATTAACCTGGAAGAtgagagctgtgaatcaagtagtTCTGACCTAACTTTTGATTCTGATATTCCTAATTGCTCAGTAATTGACCAACTTGATGAGGAGGAACCTGTTGATctggaaaataaaagtaatgaatcTTGTGTTTCTGAAATAACTTTTGATTCTGATATTCCTCTTCATTCAGGAAATGATCTACCTGAAGTAGCTGTTGGAGTAATCATTCAGAAAGAAGAATATGTACACTTAGCAAGGAAGAATGACACACCCATTGATTGTGAAATAAATTTGGATTCTCATGCCCCTCTTCGTTCAGTGACTAATCCTCCTGAATTATATGTTAAAAAACTAAATTCTCACAAAGAAGAGCAGGTACATGTAAACAAGAAAAATGAGCCTGCTGAATCTGCATTAAATTCgaattatgattttttaaatttaatgccTGGATGTTCTGAAGATCCTATCACAGACGTAAACTTCCAGAAGAATAAACACATATACTTAGGAACTGAGAATAATGAATTTGTTTCTGAAACAAGCTTGGGTTCTGATACCCTTTATCCATCTGTTATTTGCAAACCTCAAGTTCTTGTTGAAAATACTTGGcttcaaaaagaaaagcatgcTGAATTACCACATACAAGTGCTGAATTTTATCATTCTGAAATAAATTTAGATTCTGATGTCCCTCAGTATCCACTGACAGAATCTCAAGGTGctggaaaaaaagctaagaaaaagaCGAAGCATACTGTAGAAAAGAACGATACACTTGGTGCTTCTGAACTAACCTTGAATTCTAATGTCCTTCCTCAGTTAGTGACTGTAAAACCTCAGTTAGCTGTTTTGAAGGAGGACCATGTTGACCCAGAAGATGAAAGTGCTAAACTTAGAG ACAGCAAGTATCACAaaatggctcaagaagtaaaacTGTGGAAGGAGAACATTAGCCTGGAAAATAAGACTGAAGAACCTAGAGGCTCAAAAATAATGCATGATTCTGATGTTTCTTTTCAATCTATAGTTAGTCAACCTGACATAACTGTTAAACAGAtaaaccttgagcataaagatcAAATGTACTTAGAAAATGAGAACAGACAATACAGTTTGGCTGCTGACTTCCCAATCCAGTCAGTAATTGAGGAGCCAGAGTTCATTGAGCTACAAAGTGAGGACAGTCAGTCTTTTGGTTCGGAAGCAAGTTTTGAGTCAGATGACTCTCTTCAGTCATTGGCTGTCCAGCTTAGTGACGATAGTAGAGATTCAGATTTTTCGATGGATGAAGATATGGACTTGGAAGGTAAGAGGGATGAAACGGAGGGTTTCAGAATTATATACGATTCTAATGTCCTTCGTTCAGTGGCTTCCCAAACTGATGTAGTTCAGGAGACTAACTGTCGTAAAGAACGTGTTGACTTGGAAGATAAGGTTGTCCAACCTAATGATGCCAATATAAATTTTGATCCTAATGAAATTCTTCAGTCTGTGACTGATAAGATTGAAGAGACTATTAAGGAAGCAAATCTTCTGAGGGAGACACATATTCGCCTGGGTGGTCAGAGCTTTGACCCAGGTACTTCTGGAGCAATTAATCTTTCACGCATCCCTTTTTGGTCAGTGATTCGACCGCCACAAAGTTTGCGGGAGGAGCATTCCAGTTTGGAAGGTGGGAGCCATGATCCTGAAATACCTTCTGATTCCAGTAATCCTTGTCATTCAGTGACCAGCCAAGCTGAAGTAGTTCTGGACAACAGCCATTGTGAAGAACAAGTTGAATTGGAAGATAAGACTGTCCAACCTAGTGGCTCCAAAATAAATTCTGATTCTGATGAACTTTGTCATTCTGTGACTAATAAAATCCAAGAGCCTACTAAAGAAGTAAATCTTCTGAAGAAGGGACCTGCCGCTCATCTGGATGATAAGGGCTATGAACCACATGGTTCTGGAGCAATTTATGCTTCAAAAATCCTTTATTGCTCAGTGATTCAACCACTACAGATTCTGCAAAAGGAGCATTCGAGTTTGGAAGTTAAGAGCAGTGATCCTTGTGATCCTGAAGCATGTACTGATTCCAGTGATCCTTGTCATTCAATGGCTGGCCAAGCTGAGATACTGCAGGACACCAGCCATTGGAAAGAACATGGTGACTTGGAAGATGAGACTGTCCAACTTAGTGATGGCTCCGAAGCAAATCTTGATTCTGATGAACCTCTTCAGTCTGTAACTAATACAATTCAAGCGCCTATTCaagaaagaaatttgaaagaGAGATCTCTTTGTCTGGATGAAAAGGGCTATGAACAACCCGGTTCTGGAATAACTTACGTTTCAAACATCCCTTTTTGCTCAGTGATTCGACCACCACAAACTTTGCAAGAGGACCAATCCAGTTTGGAAGTTGGGAGCCGTGATCCTTATGGTCCTGAAGAAAGTTTGGATTCCAGTGATCCTTGTCATTCAGTGGCTGGCCAAACCGAAGTAGTTCAGGACAACAGCCACTGGAGAGGACTTGTTGACTTGAAAGATAAGATGATTGAACCAGGTGGCTCAAAACTAAATACTGATCCTGATAACCTTCTTCAGCCTGTGactaatgaaattgaagagcctgttgaagaaagaaatcatctGAATGAGAGACTGGATAATAATAGCTCTGAACCAGGCAGTTCTGGGataattcatttttcaaatacCCCTTCTTGCTTCGTGATTCAACCACCACAGATTTTGCAAGAGGAGAATTCCAGTTTGGAAGTTCAGAGCAGTGATCCTGGTGGTCCTGAAATAAGTTTTGATTCCAGTGCTCCTTTTCATTCAGTGATTGGCCAGACTGAAGTAGTTCCAGAGGCCAGCCATTGGAAAGATAAGGTTATTGAGCCGGGTCACTCAAAAATAAATAGTGACTCTGATAAGCCTCTTCAATCTGTGACTAATAAAGTTCAAGaactttttaaagaagtagatcATCTGAAGGAGGGATATGCTTCCCTAGATGACCAAGTCTGTGAACCAGGTGGTTCTGGGATAATTCGTGTTTCACATAACCCTTTTTGCTCAGTGATTCAACCGCCACAGATTTTGCAAGAACAACATTCCAGTTTGGAAGTCGGAAGCAGTGATCCTTGTGATCCTGAAGAAAGTTTTGATTCCAGTGATCCTTGTTATTCAGTGGCTGAACAAATTGAAGTAACTGAGACCAGCCAGGAAGCTAAGACTGTCCAATCTTGTGACTCTGAAATCAATTCTGATTCTGATGAACTACTTCAGTCTGTGACTACTGAGAGTCAGGTTCCTATTGAAGATGTAAATCTCCCAAGCAAGGAACCTATTCATCTGGATGATAAAGACTGTGAACCATGTGCTTCTGGAGCAATTTATGCTTCAGATACCTCTCTCCATGCTATAATTCCGCCACCACAAATCTTGCCAGAGGACCATTCCAGTTTGGAAGTTGGGAGCAGTGATTCTTATGGTCCTGAAATAAGTTCTGATTCCAGTGATCCTTGTCATTCAGTGGCTGAAGAAACTGAAGTGTTTCAAGAGACCAGCCATTGGGAAGAACATGTTGACTTGGAAGATAAGACTGTCCAACCTAGTGACTCCAAAATGAATACTGATTCTGATGAACTTCTGTCTGTGACTAACGAAATTCAAGAGCCTACTAATGAAGCAAATCTCCTGAGTGATACTACAGACTATGAACCAGATGATTCTGTAGTATTTCATGTTTCAAATAACCCTCTTCACTCAGTGATTGAACCACCAGAGATTTTGCAAGTGGAGCATTCCAGTTTGGAAGATAAGACTAGTGATCCTTGTTGTCCTATAATAAGCTTTGATTCCAGTGATCCTTGTCATTCAGGAGTTGGACAGCTTCACAAtactgttgaagaaataaatcTGAAGGAAGACCATGTTTACCTGGAAGACAAGAGCTACAGACTAGTAGATGTTGAAGCAAGTTGTGATTCTGATATACCTGTTCAGATTGTGGTGGATCAGTCTGTGGAGGATGAGTCTGTCAAAGAAATAACTTTGGAAACAAAGGACAATAATGATATAGAAAATGAGGACTATCAACCTGGTTGTTCTGAAATAAGGTATGATTCTGATCTTCACCAGCAGTCAGAAATTGACCCACCTCAAGTGGTTTGCCAAGAAACAGGCCTTCCGAAGAAAGAGCTTCTTGGCATGGAAGAAAAGTCCAGTGAATCTAGTGACTCTGAAATGATATACGATGCTGATGTCTCTTTTGAAATAGTAGTTAATCAAGGTCAGACGTCAGATAGTGAAACAGAGTCTCCACAAGTGGTGATTGTAAATGTGGCAGCTAATGACAGTGACTGTGACCGTGAAGTAATTTCTGATTCTAATATCCCTCTTGAGGTAGTGAATGAACCACCTCAGGTGACTGTCCAAGACACTAGCAGTACAGATAGTCCTCCTGTGGTAGGAAGTCTGAAGTGTGACTTCTGCGGTTTTGAAGTAAAATATGATCCTAGTACCTTTCTTCAGTCAGTGACAAACCCGTCCAAAAAGAGCTTCAGAATAATTAACCGGAACAATGACTATATTATTTTGGGTGACTCCACATGTCAGTCTTGTGGTTATGAACTAAATTTTAATGTTGCTCCCTCCAAGCCTGTGACTTTCCAGCCACAGGGACCTGGTCAAAGTGGTGGTGACTCAGGAGACAAGAGCCGTGAATCTAATGATTCTAAAAGGGATTTTAATTTGGAAGGCACTTCTCAGGCAGTAAATAATCAACTGCAGAAAACTGACACAGAAGACAATCGTTGGGGAGATGTAATAAATACTGGCATGGACAATAGTAATCCTGCAGCAGATGAAGCTGTCTCTTCTGCGCCAGTTATTGAGCCTATTTCTCCTCAGGCCAACCCTTCAACGTCAGAACATTCTGACCTAGAAAGAATGAGTGGTTCTGAGAAGGATTCTCAAGGTGATCTCTCTCTTCAGTCTAATCCTGGCAAGCATCAAGTACCTATTAAGAAACGCCGTCGTAAGAGAGCAACTTCTGACCCGAGAGAAGATTCCCAGTCAAGCTATGTTCCCAAGGTAAAGAACCGTAAAAAGGCAGCTTTAGACCGGAGAGAAAATACCCATGATGCTCAGTCAAGCTCTGCTTCTGTTGATCACCAATCCAGCTACATTCCTCAGGTTGATTCTGGAAAGAGCCGGAAGAAAGGAGCTCAAAGCCTGAGAGAAAACAGCTGTGGCTCCCAGTCAAGTTCTGCTCCTATTGCTCGCCAGCCAGGCTATGTTCCTCGGTTTCATTCTGGAAAGAGACGGAAGAAAGTATCTTTTGACCTGAGAGAAAATACTCATTACTTCTATCCAGGCTCTGCTCTTCCTAATTGCCCACCAAACTATGTTCTTCAGAACACAGGTGATtctagaaagaacagaaagaaagtaaCTTTTGACCTGAGAGAAAATACTCGCTATTTCCATCCAGGCTCTGCTCCTATTGCTTGCCAATCAAGCTGTGTTCCTCGGGTTGATtctggaaagaagaagaagaagaaagcgcATGGCCCGAGAGAAAATACCAATGATTCCCCATCTTGTTCTGCTTCCAGGGCTCATTCTGTAAGGGGCCCGGGAAGAAATGTTGTAGAAGAAAATCCAAATGAACCAGTTCTTGAAGCCTTGCCTCATGTCCCACCTTCTTTCGTGGGTAAAACATGGACTCAGATAATGAAAGAAGATGACGTGAAAATTAATACACTTGTGAAGGAATTTAAGGAAGGTCGTTTCCGTTGCTATTTTGATGATAACTCTGACAAcaatgaagttttttttaatgaagaggaaaataatacCTGGCCTGAGTTTAACCAAGACACTGAATCAGTTCAGGCTCAGTCAGATCCTGAAGTTACTGAAGGCAGTATTGTGGAGAACAGTGGCATTGCAGAGACTTTAGCTCAACCACAACCTCACTGTTCTCGAGCAGAGGAGCCTCCTAAACCAAGtgagaatgtggcttctcagagCCAGGTGGAGAAAGTCAGCAATGGAACGGAAATCAATTATAAGAACTACccgttgaagaaaagaaaaataaacagaccAGTggaagaaccaccaaaaaagataaATGTGCAGAGTGACAGTGCCgaagaaaaaaagcccaaaagCAGAGCTTTTGTATTTCCTACACTAGAATTTAAAGTTGTGGAGCCTAATTCTTTAATCTGTGTTTCTTCTGTGAgtacgaagagaatggaagaggaaTCCTTCAGCTCACCTAACACAAAGCAGTATAGTTATGAACAGAATAACCCCAGTAACCCATTGCTTAAGAAAACAGCAACTAATTCTCCACAGAACCCAGCAGTACCACACTCTGGCAGGCCTAAGAAAGCTAACACTGGACTTACCAGGCGTAACTGGAGCACCCGTCCAAGAAAGAACGCAAGAAAACTCGCTCCAGCAGCACCAGCAAGATACGAATTAAGGTCACGTTATCGGGCCACAAAGTCTGCGACAGCTGTAGGAAATTCAGAAGATGCAAGTGCTAGTGGTGTTCTGAATGATAACTGCCAGCCAGCTCCTTTAAGTCCTGATGTTGCCAAAATGGCTTCCAAGCCAGTGAGAAATGAATTCTTTGACgtcaaaagtaaaaagaagactCCAAAAGGGAAGATAACAACTGATGAGAAGTCACACTATTTCAAGAATGCTTCTGAAGCAGTTATTCTCCGACAAAAATTCAGACTAGCTTCGGCAAAACTGTCCGTTCGAGTTCAGATGAAAGCCAATTATGTTATTAGAAAGTATCTTTTGAGATACTCTGTTTTTCTACGTCGTCGTTTCCAACGCAGGGGCACTGTTCTTGGAACCTATCTTAAAAAGAAGATGTCTCTTGCTAATAGAGTAAAGGAGGTGAAGAGAGCAGCTGAAATGTTTTTGAGCTCCTCACTCCTACCAATTGCTGTTGGAAAACGCTTAAGAGCTATTTCAAGTCTTTCTCCAAAGAAATCCATGCGGCATCCTTCCAGTgttagaggaagaaggaagtacaGGAGAAGATACCATCGCAAGAAGTCTGCCCCTATTAGAGAATATGATTTGAGAAGCTCATCTTCTGTACCGAACGTGGTTAGAAGGATGGTAACCCGGCTCACAAGCAAACTGAGAAGCAATGAGGTAAAataa